In the Podospora pseudocomata strain CBS 415.72m chromosome 5, whole genome shotgun sequence genome, one interval contains:
- a CDS encoding hypothetical protein (EggNog:ENOG503PAZ0; antiSMASH:Cluster_5) — MEQTRKHSASRPIEYLLSGISSTSAILTRFIRSVRASHSDLSAVTRELSDLRLLLELLRDEPSIPLLLQAQMLLLLESCGNTLIRIDSILAQCRNATDWSQTGRAQIGQCRDDIGLFREVLGLALDILSLDPSQQSSASEANTIKENVKGEVERLRAKTLSNEKHDPDTSEVLDLYLDAVTNCVRSYEKKSQAARERFGSEDTVTTGDVTNHDTPGIEQNLEAVRLSQKTPVPATKDRTNDEPAGASSASNARAPMPHEDADKWTSSRTNAFSYYSGQPDSITVKRPEDHEPLPDVPPVPPVPPAQAPPTMPPRPLPESPTLPGRSGTSTPVPPREINLPPPLARSAWSHEDSPSTKSEPLGSGGYLEPESPTFSSERWSEPVQASQGYPETERSRQISVAPSESPQSGRESLRTSFSFNRIMSGISEVSAVRSDTSSPRRPSPGPSMISAMSPYHQSPPFSPPPEYRRSPTPRSQWSPGLASPSLVSPGLMPPSINSPSIIAPSIGSASQLVIQPPAKHSGHQSRIEVTPARHLTDKAKSTRILHIDTSPANMFVATKHDPKTVKIWAIAKSALHSTIKITSYVQPQVRSREYFIRSHAILSENATLIGITTHFGLTLEIWNFAKGGTSAKKVQTIDEAHRWAASKRDAYHTDYAPLVVYRPKGDRIDRFFLARHPSAKRPFWEDSTHSIELLKAELPFVPKFPELAFSSDSPFLVAAAGPRPGDAPRAHATVLIAWLMKPTSDHKLRAQTPNATVTSLEDEDRHKPYRVHIPEYPALQTALPASLTACGSLAVSIWIPANHTDVAVPGGKYRRQPLPAPERFVVVWDLPANSTRIFAIPNVQACVSPNCKYVAYCDANAGQFVIIEVETAEEIWKWPDAVKGKKNKNNHNHLAGFGGQFEDLHKVTVFEFSPDGGMLVVGDDKGNLGVYEVEKGEERFELGSGMEVSLADVGHYPRGVEQQSSRFSDSSLYVPLGWQGQQGGGSGNGSGSSGALEWRGMRD, encoded by the exons ATGGAACAAACCCGGAAACACTCGGCCTCTCGTCCAATCGAGTATCTCCTCTCAGGCATCTCATCGACATCGGCCATCCTCACACGCTTCATCCGGTCTGTACGAGCCTCCCATTCCGATCTCTCTGCTGTCACCCGCGAGCTGTCCGACCTCAGGCTTTTGCTGGAGCTGCTTCGAGATGAGCCTTCTATTCCTTTGTTATTGCAGGCAcaaatgctgctgctgctggaaagCTGTGGGAATACGCTGATACGCATCGATTCAATCCTCGCCCAATGCCGGAATGCAACAGACTGGAGTCAAACCGGACGAGCGCAGATCGGACAGTGCCGTGACGATATAGGATTATTTCGTGAGGTACTGGGACTTGCCTTGGATATCTTGAGCTT AGACCCATCCCAACAAAGCAGTGCCTCTGAAGcaaacaccatcaaggaAAATGTcaagggcgaggttgagcgATTGCGAGCCAAAACTCTGTCTAACGAAAAGCATGACCCGGACACCAGCGAAGTTCTTGACCTGTATCTGGATGCTGTTACCAACTGCGTTCGGTCCTATGAGAAGAAGTCACAGGCGGCACGCGAGAGGTTTGGGTCAGAAGATACCGT AACAACCGGAGATGTCACGAACCACGACACGCCGGGAATTGAACAGAACCTTGAAGCAGTCCGTTTGTCTCAGAAAACGCCCGTACCAGCAACGAAGGACAGGACCAACGATGAGCCGGCAGGAGCAAGTTCAGCTTCCAATGCCAGGGCGCCAATGCCACATGAGGACGCCGACAAATGGACATCGTCTCGAACCAATGCCTTTTCTTATTACAGTGGCCAACCGGACTCCATCACCGTGAAGCGCCCTGAAGATCATGAGCCATTGCCAGATGTGCCACCGGTCCCTCCAGTCCCGCCGGCACAAGCACCTCCAACAATGCCTCCACGGCCTCTGCCCGAATCGCCCACGCTACCAGGACGCTCCGGCACTTCGACGCCAGTCCCGCCGAGAGAGATCAATCTTCCACCGCCCCTGGCAAGATCAGCCTGGAGTCACGAAGATTCCCCGTCCACCAAGTCTGAGCCTCTCGGCTCGGGGGGTTATCTCGAGCCCGAGTctcccaccttctcctcagaGCGTTGGTCTGAGCCTGTCCAGGCCTCCCAGGGTTATCCAGAAACCGAGCGATCCCGTCAAATATCGGTTGCCCCGAGTGAAAGTCCACAGTCGGGACGAGAAAGCCTTCGTACCTCATTCTCGTTTAACCGCATCATGTCTGGTATCAGCGAGGTTTCGGCAGTTCGTTCCGACACTTCGAGTCCTCGGCGGCCATCTCCGGGCCCATCCATGATCAGTGCCATGTCACCATACCATCAGTCACCTCCCTTTTCACCGCCACCCGAGTACCGTCGAAGTCCGACGCCCAGATCGCAGTGGTCGCCTGGGTTGGCGTCACCCAGTCTTGTCTCTCCCGGCCTCATGCCTCCAAGCATCAATAGTCCCAGCATCATCGCCCCCAGTATTGGATCCGCAAGCCAACTCGTCATACAACCACCGGCAAAACACAGTGGGCATCAGAGTCGAATCGAGGTCACCCCCGCTCGCCATCTGACAGATAAGGCCAAGTCCACTCGGATCCTGCATATTGACACTTCACCAGCAAATATGTTTGTAGCCACCAAACATGATCCCAAGaccgtcaagatctgggcCATCGCCAAAAGCGCGCTGCATAGCACAATCAAAATCACGTCTTATGTGCAACCACAGGTTCGATCCAGAGAGTACTTCATCCGCAGTCACGCAATCTTGTCGGAAAACGCCACCCTCATAGGTATCACAACCCACTTTGGGCTCACCCTCGAAATATGGAACTTTGCCAAAGGCGGCACCTCTGCCAAAAAGGTCCAAACCATCGACGAAGCCCACCGGTGGGCAGCCTCCAAGCGGGACGCTTACCACACCGACTACGCACCACTCGTAGTCTACCGCCCCAAAGGCGACCGAATCGaccgcttcttcctcgcAAGACACCCCTCCGCCAAGAGACCCTTCTGGGAGGACTCAACCCACTCGAttgagctcctcaaggcCGAACTCCCCTTTGTCCCCAAGTTCCCCGAGCTGGCCTTCTCGTCCGACTCCCCCTTTCTGGTGGCAGCAGCCGGACCACGACCGGGTGACGCCCCCAGAGCTCACGCGACGGTACTGATCGCGTGGCTCATGAAACCGACCTCTGACCACAAGCTCCGCGCTCAAACCCCCAACGCGACGGTGACCTCgctcgaggatgaagacCGCCACAAGCCGTACAGAGTCCACATACCGGAATACCCCGCCTTGCAGACCGCCCTTCCAGCCTCGCTCACCGCGTGTGGGTCATTGGCGGTGTCGATTTGGATACCGGCCAACCACACCGACGTTGCCGTTCCGGGGGGGAAATACCGCCGACAACCACTCCCGGCACCGGAACGGTTTGTTGTCGTCTGGGACTTGCCTGCCAACTCGACGAGGATATTTGCGATTCCTAATGTTCAGGCTTGTGTCTCCCCCAACTGCAAGTATGTCGCTTATTGTGATGCGAACGCGGGGCAGTTTGTGATTATTGAGGTTgagacggcggaggagattTGGAAGTGGCCTGATGCGGTTAAAGggaaaaagaacaagaacaaccacaaccatctGGCGGGGTTTGGGGGCCAGTTTGAGGATTTGCACAAGGTGACGGTGTTTGAGTTTTCGCCGGACggggggatgttggttgtgggggaTGATAAGGGGAACTTGGGGGTTTatgaggtggagaagggggaggagaggtttgagCTCGGGAGTGGAATGGAGGTTAGTTTGGCTGATGTGGGGCACTACCCGAGGGGGGTTGAGCAGCAGAGCAGTAGGTTTTCGGATTCGAGTTTGTATGTGCCGTTGGGATGGCAGGGTCAgcagggaggggggagtgggaatGGGAGTGGGAGTAGTGGGGCTTTggagtggagggggatgagggacTGA